A region of Paenibacillus sp. 37 DNA encodes the following proteins:
- a CDS encoding RNA polymerase sigma factor: MDDQLLAQAQTIDNYTLSSMMDDYGNDVWNYAYFLTKNAEQADELSQEVFIRAYSGIAHYRGDCSLKTWLLTITRNTTFTYRKSRFFRSSLWGETLPIETERGGSSQKVMIAEQPAHPSAEMEVMRKEHIHEIWDIVLALPKKFREILLLNLKYDLTTSEIAEMLKISSGTVKSRLSRGKDKVRKQWEERSK, encoded by the coding sequence TTGGATGATCAATTACTGGCACAGGCTCAGACTATAGACAATTACACACTTAGCAGCATGATGGATGACTACGGAAACGATGTGTGGAATTACGCTTATTTTCTGACCAAAAATGCCGAACAGGCAGATGAATTGTCACAGGAGGTATTTATTCGGGCGTACTCGGGGATCGCTCATTATCGTGGAGATTGCTCATTGAAAACCTGGCTGTTGACGATTACTAGAAACACCACTTTTACATATCGAAAATCCAGATTTTTTCGTAGCAGTCTGTGGGGAGAGACGTTACCCATTGAGACAGAGCGTGGGGGTTCGAGCCAAAAAGTCATGATTGCAGAGCAGCCTGCACATCCTTCGGCCGAGATGGAAGTGATGCGTAAGGAGCATATCCATGAAATCTGGGATATTGTTCTGGCGTTGCCAAAGAAGTTCCGGGAGATTCTTTTGCTGAATTTGAAATATGATCTTACGACGAGTGAGATTGCTGAGATGTTGAAAATCAGCTCAGGCACAGTAAAATCCAGACTATCCCGAGGTAAGGATAAGGTACGAAAACAATGGGAGGAGCGAAGCAAATGA
- a CDS encoding DUF523 domain-containing protein, with translation MKYLVSSCLAGVACRYNGTASLDEKIQELVEQEQAKMVCPELLGGFSIPREPAEIIGGTGKDVLAGTAKVIEKSGKDVTDLYIKGAYQTLEWARELNVTCVVLKEFSPSCGTKMIYDGNFANHKVTGEGVTSALLRQEGFTVISENEWMEQL, from the coding sequence ATGAAATATTTGGTGAGTTCATGTCTGGCCGGAGTAGCTTGCCGTTACAATGGAACAGCGAGCCTGGATGAGAAGATTCAGGAGCTGGTGGAGCAGGAGCAGGCTAAGATGGTTTGCCCGGAGCTGCTTGGCGGATTCTCTATTCCACGGGAACCAGCTGAAATTATCGGTGGAACGGGCAAGGACGTACTGGCAGGCACTGCAAAAGTGATTGAGAAAAGTGGCAAGGATGTCACAGACCTATATATCAAGGGAGCCTATCAGACACTCGAATGGGCGCGAGAATTGAATGTAACGTGTGTGGTACTGAAGGAGTTTAGTCCGTCCTGTGGTACAAAGATGATCTATGATGGGAATTTTGCCAATCACAAGGTAACTGGTGAAGGTGTCACATCAGCATTGCTGCGACAAGAAGGATTTACCGTCATTTCTGAAAATGAATGGATGGAGCAACTATAG
- a CDS encoding MATE family efflux transporter, whose amino-acid sequence MNTNWTHPLEGQSVGKAFISYLVPSVLGMLVVAFNFIIDGIMVGHKLGSTAMAGIGIASPVYTLFVAMSLWIGMGGATLYSNAMGRKDITSAKQIFTKSIMLIMLVTIAIGYTAFTFKDKLVYSLGANAETFPFASDYMNIMLLFGFVFTIENALSVFVRNDGNPNTSMYAQITFAVANIVINYVTLYVLEWGVRGVAIGTIVSASLALLVLFTHFFKKTNNLTFTRFKWNNKLLASLLLIGFPSFLAELGMSVFSVSHNISMDRIAGTDGVASFTVLNYIHGVVLLAFLGLASAAQPLISYYHGANQIKRVQQTIRLATKTALASGLLLLLVVQIGAPYFVQIFGNFSSGVTDNAVYGLRIFTFAYVFMGVNFVMSTYFQSVGNAKMAIWITAAREMIIMIALIAVLPSFFGVTGVWLAVPLSEMLVLATIALYYRKRSLTERINALQSE is encoded by the coding sequence ATGAATACGAATTGGACGCATCCATTGGAAGGGCAATCTGTAGGCAAAGCTTTTATAAGCTACCTCGTGCCTTCTGTATTGGGGATGCTGGTAGTTGCTTTTAATTTTATTATCGACGGCATTATGGTAGGACACAAACTGGGTTCTACCGCGATGGCCGGGATCGGCATTGCCTCACCTGTCTACACGCTTTTTGTTGCCATGTCGCTGTGGATTGGTATGGGCGGGGCAACGTTGTACTCCAACGCTATGGGTAGAAAAGATATCACATCAGCCAAACAAATTTTCACCAAATCCATTATGCTGATTATGCTAGTTACGATAGCCATTGGATATACTGCATTTACGTTCAAAGACAAGCTGGTATACTCCCTCGGTGCTAACGCCGAGACTTTCCCGTTTGCTTCGGACTATATGAATATCATGTTATTGTTCGGGTTCGTTTTCACCATTGAGAATGCACTCTCTGTCTTTGTACGAAACGATGGGAATCCCAACACGTCCATGTACGCTCAGATTACGTTTGCTGTGGCCAATATCGTCATTAATTATGTAACATTGTATGTACTCGAATGGGGTGTACGCGGTGTGGCCATCGGTACTATCGTATCGGCTTCTCTTGCGCTGCTTGTCCTGTTCACTCACTTTTTCAAAAAAACAAATAATCTCACGTTCACCCGGTTCAAATGGAACAACAAACTGCTGGCTTCCCTTCTACTCATTGGTTTCCCCAGCTTTCTGGCTGAACTTGGCATGTCGGTCTTCTCTGTCTCTCACAATATCTCCATGGACCGCATTGCGGGTACGGATGGTGTAGCATCCTTTACCGTATTGAACTATATTCATGGTGTGGTACTGTTAGCGTTCCTGGGTCTGGCGTCTGCTGCCCAACCTCTAATCAGCTATTATCACGGTGCCAATCAGATTAAACGGGTACAACAAACGATACGGTTAGCCACCAAAACGGCTCTCGCATCCGGTCTATTGTTATTGCTTGTCGTTCAGATCGGTGCACCTTATTTCGTGCAAATCTTTGGAAACTTCAGTAGTGGCGTAACGGATAATGCCGTTTACGGATTACGTATATTTACATTTGCCTATGTGTTTATGGGTGTTAACTTTGTCATGAGCACCTATTTCCAATCTGTTGGTAATGCCAAAATGGCCATTTGGATCACAGCTGCGCGTGAAATGATCATCATGATTGCGTTGATTGCAGTCCTGCCTTCATTCTTTGGTGTCACGGGTGTCTGGCTTGCCGTACCGCTGTCCGAAATGCTGGTTCTCGCAACCATAGCCCTGTACTATAGAAAACGTTCCCTTACGGAGCGAATCAACGCGTTGCAGTCTGAATAA
- a CDS encoding FlxA-like family protein, producing the protein MNISSAASSTTSYISTSSSSDNSSSLEKQKTKLEAQLEKVQSSKDDEKTKETKTKQLEQQIKQIEAQIAQQSSQGSGTAVAKEAPPAQPSANGKGIATPKEIANATTDSNGRFDIRI; encoded by the coding sequence ATGAATATATCTTCTGCAGCCAGCTCCACAACATCATACATATCGACATCTTCGAGTTCGGACAATTCAAGTAGTTTAGAGAAACAAAAGACGAAGCTTGAGGCTCAACTGGAGAAAGTACAATCGAGCAAGGACGATGAGAAGACTAAGGAGACAAAGACCAAACAGCTTGAACAGCAGATCAAGCAGATTGAGGCGCAGATTGCACAGCAAAGCTCTCAAGGATCCGGTACAGCCGTTGCTAAGGAGGCGCCACCTGCCCAACCTTCAGCCAATGGAAAGGGCATAGCTACCCCTAAGGAAATTGCGAACGCAACAACAGATAGCAATGGTCGATTTGATATACGTATCTAA
- a CDS encoding class I SAM-dependent methyltransferase, which yields MKQNKYDEAEFFNKYSKMARSVQGLDAAGEWHELQTLLPDLKDKRVLDLGCGFGWHCRYAREQQASSVIGVDLSENMLQRAREMTDDPQIEYKQLAIEDIDFAPGQFDVVISSLALHYIERLDKVYAKINDCLVEGGTFVLSSEHPIFTARAAQDWHYGPEGEILHWPVDDYHDEGKRVANFLNQDVVKYHRTLATHINELIKAGFAIQKVAESKPSPEMIEQVPGMRDENRRPMFLMIAAVKV from the coding sequence ATGAAACAAAATAAATACGATGAAGCTGAGTTTTTTAATAAATACAGTAAGATGGCTCGTTCCGTTCAAGGGCTGGATGCAGCGGGGGAGTGGCATGAACTGCAGACTCTTTTGCCTGATTTGAAGGACAAGCGTGTGCTGGATCTGGGATGTGGTTTTGGGTGGCATTGCCGGTATGCGCGTGAACAACAAGCGAGTTCAGTGATCGGTGTAGATTTGTCTGAAAATATGCTTCAGCGCGCTCGTGAAATGACGGACGATCCACAGATCGAGTACAAGCAGCTGGCGATTGAAGATATTGATTTTGCACCGGGACAATTCGACGTTGTGATCAGTTCACTTGCCTTGCATTATATTGAAAGATTAGACAAGGTGTACGCTAAGATCAATGATTGTCTCGTAGAAGGGGGCACATTTGTACTATCCTCCGAACATCCCATCTTCACCGCTCGCGCTGCGCAGGATTGGCATTACGGACCCGAAGGTGAGATCCTGCACTGGCCCGTGGATGATTACCACGATGAAGGGAAGCGTGTGGCGAACTTTCTGAATCAGGACGTGGTCAAATATCATCGCACACTGGCAACACATATAAATGAACTCATTAAGGCAGGGTTTGCTATTCAAAAGGTGGCTGAATCCAAACCATCACCAGAGATGATCGAACAGGTTCCAGGCATGAGAGACGAGAATCGGAGACCTATGTTTTTGATGATTGCTGCGGTTAAAGTATAA